From the genome of Populus alba chromosome 10, ASM523922v2, whole genome shotgun sequence, one region includes:
- the LOC118045462 gene encoding AP-1 complex subunit mu-2 isoform X1: protein MAGAASALFLLDIKGRVLVWRDYRGDVSAVQAERFFTKLIEKEGDQQSQDPVVYDNGVSYMYIQHSNVYLMTASRQNCNAASLLSFLHRVVDVFKHYFEELEEESLRDNFVVVYELLDEMMDFGYPQYTEAKILSEFIKTNAYRMETSQRPPMAVTNAVSWRSEGINYKKNEVFLDVVESVNILVNSNGQVIRSDVVGALKMRTYLSGMPECKLGLNDRVLLEAQGRATKGKAIDLEDIKFHQCVRLARFENDRTISFIPPDGAFDLMTYRLSTQVKPLIWVEAQVERHSRSRVEIMVKARSQFKERSTATNVEIELPVAVDVSNPNIRTSMGSASYAPENDALLWKIKSFPGGKEYMLRAEFSLPSITAEEATPERKAPIRVKFEIPYFTVSGIQVRYLKIIEKSGYQALPWVRYITMAGEYELRLI, encoded by the exons ATGGCCGGGGCAGCCTCCGCACTGTTTCTATTAGACATAAAGGGGCGCGTTCTTGTGTGGCGCGACTACCGTGGCGATGTCTCTGCCGTTCAGGCTGAGCGCTTCTTCACCAAGCTCATCGAGAAGGAG GGAGATCAGCAATCTCAAGATCCAGTAGTGTATGATAATGGAGTCTCTTACATGTACATACAACATAGCAATGTTTATCTAATGACCGCATCAAGGCAGAACTGTAATGCTGCCAGCCTCCTCTCCTTTCTCCACCGCGTTGTTGAT gtttttaaGCATTATTTTGAAGAATTAGAAGAGGAATCACTCAGGGATAACTTTGTGGTAGTG TACGAGTTACTTGATGAAATGATGGACTTTGGTTACCCTCAGTATACCGAAGCAAAAATTCTTAGCGAGTTTATCAAGACTAATGCCTACAGGATGGAAACTTCACAGAGGCCTCCCATGGCTGTCACTAATGCAGTGTCCTGGCGCAGCGAAGGGATAAATTACAAGAAGAATGAA GTTTTCTTGGATGTTGTTGAGAGTGTCAATATACTTGTCAACAGCAATGGACAAGTGATTAGGTCTGATGTTGTGGGGGCTTTAAAAATGAGAACGTATCTAAG CGGCATGCCTGAGTGTAAGCTTGGCCTAAATGATAGAGTTTTATTGGAGGCCCAAGGACGGGCAACAAAGGGAAAGGCCATTGATTTGGAGGACATCAAATTTCACCA GTGTGTGCGTTTGGCTCGATTTGAAAATGATCGGACAATATCGTTTATACCTCCTGATGGGGCTTTTGATCTCATGACATATAGACTCAGCACTCAG GTAAAGCCTCTGATTTGGGTAGAAGCTCAAGTTGAAAGGCATTCAAGAAGTCGTGTTGAGATAATGGTAAAGGCTAGGAGCCAGTTCAAGGAGCGTAG TACAGCAACAAATGTTGAGATTGAGTTGCCGGTGGCAGTCGATGTTTCCAATCCTAATATTCGGACGTCAATGGGGTCTGCATCATATGCACCTGAAAATGATGCATTATTGtggaaaattaaatcttttccTGGTGGGaag GAGTACATGTTGAGGGCAGAGTTCAGTCTTCCCAGTATAACTGCCGAAGAAGCAACTCCTGAGAGAAAAGCTCCTATACGAGTGAAGTTTGAAATACCATATTTTACTGTTTCGGGAATACAG GTTCGATACCTGAAGATTATTGAGAAAAGTGGTTATCAGGCCCTCCCATGGGTGAGATACATAACAATGGCTGGCGAGTACGAGCTTAGGCTTATCTAA
- the LOC118045462 gene encoding AP-1 complex subunit mu-2 isoform X2, with product MAGAASALFLLDIKGRVLVWRDYRGDVSAVQAERFFTKLIEKEVFKHYFEELEEESLRDNFVVVYELLDEMMDFGYPQYTEAKILSEFIKTNAYRMETSQRPPMAVTNAVSWRSEGINYKKNEVFLDVVESVNILVNSNGQVIRSDVVGALKMRTYLSGMPECKLGLNDRVLLEAQGRATKGKAIDLEDIKFHQCVRLARFENDRTISFIPPDGAFDLMTYRLSTQVKPLIWVEAQVERHSRSRVEIMVKARSQFKERSTATNVEIELPVAVDVSNPNIRTSMGSASYAPENDALLWKIKSFPGGKEYMLRAEFSLPSITAEEATPERKAPIRVKFEIPYFTVSGIQVRYLKIIEKSGYQALPWVRYITMAGEYELRLI from the exons ATGGCCGGGGCAGCCTCCGCACTGTTTCTATTAGACATAAAGGGGCGCGTTCTTGTGTGGCGCGACTACCGTGGCGATGTCTCTGCCGTTCAGGCTGAGCGCTTCTTCACCAAGCTCATCGAGAAGGAG gtttttaaGCATTATTTTGAAGAATTAGAAGAGGAATCACTCAGGGATAACTTTGTGGTAGTG TACGAGTTACTTGATGAAATGATGGACTTTGGTTACCCTCAGTATACCGAAGCAAAAATTCTTAGCGAGTTTATCAAGACTAATGCCTACAGGATGGAAACTTCACAGAGGCCTCCCATGGCTGTCACTAATGCAGTGTCCTGGCGCAGCGAAGGGATAAATTACAAGAAGAATGAA GTTTTCTTGGATGTTGTTGAGAGTGTCAATATACTTGTCAACAGCAATGGACAAGTGATTAGGTCTGATGTTGTGGGGGCTTTAAAAATGAGAACGTATCTAAG CGGCATGCCTGAGTGTAAGCTTGGCCTAAATGATAGAGTTTTATTGGAGGCCCAAGGACGGGCAACAAAGGGAAAGGCCATTGATTTGGAGGACATCAAATTTCACCA GTGTGTGCGTTTGGCTCGATTTGAAAATGATCGGACAATATCGTTTATACCTCCTGATGGGGCTTTTGATCTCATGACATATAGACTCAGCACTCAG GTAAAGCCTCTGATTTGGGTAGAAGCTCAAGTTGAAAGGCATTCAAGAAGTCGTGTTGAGATAATGGTAAAGGCTAGGAGCCAGTTCAAGGAGCGTAG TACAGCAACAAATGTTGAGATTGAGTTGCCGGTGGCAGTCGATGTTTCCAATCCTAATATTCGGACGTCAATGGGGTCTGCATCATATGCACCTGAAAATGATGCATTATTGtggaaaattaaatcttttccTGGTGGGaag GAGTACATGTTGAGGGCAGAGTTCAGTCTTCCCAGTATAACTGCCGAAGAAGCAACTCCTGAGAGAAAAGCTCCTATACGAGTGAAGTTTGAAATACCATATTTTACTGTTTCGGGAATACAG GTTCGATACCTGAAGATTATTGAGAAAAGTGGTTATCAGGCCCTCCCATGGGTGAGATACATAACAATGGCTGGCGAGTACGAGCTTAGGCTTATCTAA
- the LOC118045462 gene encoding AP-1 complex subunit mu-2 isoform X3, which produces MAGAASALFLLDIKGRVLVWRDYRGDVSAVQAERFFTKLIEKEYELLDEMMDFGYPQYTEAKILSEFIKTNAYRMETSQRPPMAVTNAVSWRSEGINYKKNEVFLDVVESVNILVNSNGQVIRSDVVGALKMRTYLSGMPECKLGLNDRVLLEAQGRATKGKAIDLEDIKFHQCVRLARFENDRTISFIPPDGAFDLMTYRLSTQVKPLIWVEAQVERHSRSRVEIMVKARSQFKERSTATNVEIELPVAVDVSNPNIRTSMGSASYAPENDALLWKIKSFPGGKEYMLRAEFSLPSITAEEATPERKAPIRVKFEIPYFTVSGIQVRYLKIIEKSGYQALPWVRYITMAGEYELRLI; this is translated from the exons ATGGCCGGGGCAGCCTCCGCACTGTTTCTATTAGACATAAAGGGGCGCGTTCTTGTGTGGCGCGACTACCGTGGCGATGTCTCTGCCGTTCAGGCTGAGCGCTTCTTCACCAAGCTCATCGAGAAGGAG TACGAGTTACTTGATGAAATGATGGACTTTGGTTACCCTCAGTATACCGAAGCAAAAATTCTTAGCGAGTTTATCAAGACTAATGCCTACAGGATGGAAACTTCACAGAGGCCTCCCATGGCTGTCACTAATGCAGTGTCCTGGCGCAGCGAAGGGATAAATTACAAGAAGAATGAA GTTTTCTTGGATGTTGTTGAGAGTGTCAATATACTTGTCAACAGCAATGGACAAGTGATTAGGTCTGATGTTGTGGGGGCTTTAAAAATGAGAACGTATCTAAG CGGCATGCCTGAGTGTAAGCTTGGCCTAAATGATAGAGTTTTATTGGAGGCCCAAGGACGGGCAACAAAGGGAAAGGCCATTGATTTGGAGGACATCAAATTTCACCA GTGTGTGCGTTTGGCTCGATTTGAAAATGATCGGACAATATCGTTTATACCTCCTGATGGGGCTTTTGATCTCATGACATATAGACTCAGCACTCAG GTAAAGCCTCTGATTTGGGTAGAAGCTCAAGTTGAAAGGCATTCAAGAAGTCGTGTTGAGATAATGGTAAAGGCTAGGAGCCAGTTCAAGGAGCGTAG TACAGCAACAAATGTTGAGATTGAGTTGCCGGTGGCAGTCGATGTTTCCAATCCTAATATTCGGACGTCAATGGGGTCTGCATCATATGCACCTGAAAATGATGCATTATTGtggaaaattaaatcttttccTGGTGGGaag GAGTACATGTTGAGGGCAGAGTTCAGTCTTCCCAGTATAACTGCCGAAGAAGCAACTCCTGAGAGAAAAGCTCCTATACGAGTGAAGTTTGAAATACCATATTTTACTGTTTCGGGAATACAG GTTCGATACCTGAAGATTATTGAGAAAAGTGGTTATCAGGCCCTCCCATGGGTGAGATACATAACAATGGCTGGCGAGTACGAGCTTAGGCTTATCTAA